The following are encoded together in the Lathyrus oleraceus cultivar Zhongwan6 chromosome 3, CAAS_Psat_ZW6_1.0, whole genome shotgun sequence genome:
- the LOC127128242 gene encoding heat shock 70 kDa protein 4, with translation MAKKYEGCAVGIDLGTTYSCVAVWLDEHNRAEIIHNEQGNRTTPSFVAFTDDQRLIGDAAKNQVATNAENTVFDAKRLIGRKYSDSVVQKDRMLWPFKVISGVNDKPMIVVKYKGQEKLLCAEEISSMILTKMREIAEKFLESPIKNVVVTVPAYFCDAQRKATVDAGAIAGLNVIRIINEPTAAALAYGLDKRSNCVGEKNIFVFDLGGGTFDVSILTIKDKVFQVKATGGNTHLGGEDIDNRMVNYFVDEFKRKNKVDITGNPRALRRLRTACERAKRVLSFSVVTTVEVDSLFQGIDFFSSITRAKFEEINMDIFNECMEIVKSCLTDANMDKSTVNDVVLVGGSSRIPKVQQLLQEYFNGKDLCMSINPDEAVAYGAAVQAALLSEGFQNVPNLVLRDVTPLSLGLSATGDIMNVVIPRNTCIPVKITQSRETVADNQPDVLIEVYEGERTRASDNNLLGSFTLSGIPPSPRGYSFNVCFAIDENGILTVSATDKSTGNMNEITITNYKERLPADEIKKLIEEAKNYGIEDKKFLRKAKVMNALDYCVYKVKNALKQPEPNSKLSSVDIDMINSAITVASNLLDSSQQVEIGVLKSHLKELESMLERIITDKKE, from the exons ATGGCAAAAAAGTATGAAGGATGTGCGGTGGGAATAGATCTTGGAACAACATATTCTTGTGTTGCTGTGTGGCTTGATGAACACAATAGAGCGGAGATAATACACAATGAACAAGGAAATAGAACTACACCTTCATTTGTTGCTTTCACTGATGATCAAAGGTTGATTGGTGATGCTGCTAAGAATCAGGTTGCCACCAACGCAGAAAACACCGTCTTTG ATGCTAAGAGATTGATTGGCAGGAAGTATAGTGATTCTGTTGTTCAAAAAGATAGGATGTTGTGGCCATTCAAGGTCATTTCAGGTGTCAATGACAAACCTATGATTGTTGTTAAGTATAAAGGTCAGGAGAAACTTCTATGTGCCGAGGAAATTTCATCTATGATCCTCACAAAAATGCGGGAGATTGCAGAGAAATTTCTGGAGTCTCCAATAAAGAATGTAGTTGTTACAGTGCCGGCTTATTTTTGTGATGCTCAGCGAAAAGCTACAGTAGATGCTGGTGCCATTGCTGGTCTTAATGTTATACGGATCATCAATGAACCAACTGCTGCTGCTCTTGCATATGGACTTGATAAGAGATCTAACTGTGTtggagaaaaaaatatttttgtttttgaccTTGGTGGTGGCACTTTTGATGTGTCCATCTTAACAATCAAGGATAAGGTCTTCCAAGTTAAAGCCACGGGCGGAAACACTCACCTCGGAGGAGAGGACATTGATAACCGGATGGTGAACTACTTTGTAGACGAGTTTAAGAGGAAGAACAAAGTGGATATTACTGGGAACCCTAGGGCTTTGAGGAGGTTGAGAACTGCTTGTGAAAGGGCAAAAAGGGTACTCTCTTTTTCTGTTGTCACCACGGTTGAGGTAGACTCTTTATTCCAAGGTATTGACTTCTTTTCTTCCATTACTCGTGCCAAGTTTGAGGAAATCAATATGGACATTTTTAACGAGTGTATGGAGATCGTCAAGAGTTGTCTTACAGATGCTAACATGGACAAGAGTACTGTAAATGACGTTGTTCTTGTTGGTGGGTCTTCTAGGATTCCCAAAGTGCAGCAACTATTGCAGGAATATTTCAACGGAAAGGATTTATGCATGAGCATCAACCCTGATGAGGCAGTTGCTTATGGAGCCGCTGTACAGGCTGCTTTGTTGAGTGAAGGCTTTCAAAATGTTCCAAACTTGGTGCTCCGTGATGTTACACCATTGTCTCTTGGTTTGTCAGCAACGGGAGATATCATGAATGTGGTGATTCCTAGGAACACTTGCATTCCCGTCAAGATTACCCAAAGTCGTGAAACAGTTGCAGATAATCAACCTGACGTCTTGATTGAGGTTTATGAGGGTGAAAGAACTAGAGCCAGTGATAACAATCTGCTCGGTTCTTTTACTCTTTCAGGTATTCCTCCTTCACCTCGCGGCTATAGTTTCAATGTATGTTTTGCTATAGATGAAAATGGTATTTTGACTGTTTCTGCTACGGATAAATCCACTGGCAATATGAATGAGATTACCATAACAAATTACAAAGAAAGGTTGCCTGCTGACGAAATTAAAAAATTGATTGAAGAAGCCAAGAACTACGGTATTGAAGATAAGAAATTCCTAAGGAAGGCTAAAGTAATGAATGCTTTAGATTACTGTGTTTACAAGGTGAAGAATGCTTTAAAGCAACCAGAGCCTAATTCAAAGCTTTCGTCTGTAGATATCGACATGATCAATTCTGCAATTACGGTAGCCTCAAACTTGCTTGATAGTAGCCAGCAGGTTGAAATTGGTGTTCTTAAGAGTCATCTGAAGGAGCTTGAGAGTATGCTCGAACGCATTATTACAGACAAGAAGGAATAG